A region of Salmo salar chromosome ssa17, Ssal_v3.1, whole genome shotgun sequence DNA encodes the following proteins:
- the LOC123728180 gene encoding carboxypeptidase O-like — MMMLGLGSVGLVLLSLAVQSGQGAQDSAVWSREETTERNYYTRYHNMSEITAWMEQMKRENPDVVSSMVYGQTYERRDITLLKIGLSSTGRKKAIWMDCGIHAREWIAPAFCQYFVREILRTYKTDTKVNEMMKNLDFYITPVLNVDGYIYSWHNESTRLWRKSRSPGTGGCTCYGTDLNRNFYANWGMVGVSTDCCSQTYCGTKALSESEARAVTDMLGKMREDILAFLTIHSYGQLILVPYGHPNISAPNYDELMEVGLEAAKAIKAVHGMDYTVGTSPDVLYANSGSSRDFARLIGIPLSFTFELRDKGEHGFELPEDQIQPTCEEAYAGAHHIITYAHNKVFYSYAATVTATLWTTLLAAWVSSATVL, encoded by the exons ATGATGATGCTGGGTCTGGGGTCTGTTGGATTGGTTCTGTTATCTCTGGCTGTCCAGAGTGGACAGGGAGCCCAGGACAG TGCTGtctggagtagagaggagactaCTGAGAGGAATTACTACACCAGGTACCACAATATGTCAGAg ATTACAGCATGGATGGAGCAGATGAAGAGGGAGAACCCAGATGTTGTGTCCTCCATGGTCTACGGTCAAACCTATGAGAGGAGGGACATCACCTTACTGAAg ATTGGTCTGAGTTCTACTGGGAGGAAGAAGGCTATCTGGATGGACTGTGGGATCCATGCCAGAGAATGGATTGCTCCTGCTTTCTGCCAGTACTTTgtcagagag ATCCTGAGAACGTACAAAACCGACACCAAGGTGAATGAGATGATGAAAAATCTGGATTTCTACATCACACCAGTCTTAAACGTTGATGGCTACATCTACTCTTGGCATAATGAAAGT ACTCGACTGTGGAGGAAGTccagatctccaggaacaggaggcTGTACCTGCTATGGAACAGACCTCAATCGTAACTTCTACGCTAACTGGGGCA TGGTTGGTGTCTCGACAGACTGCTGCTCTCAGACCTACTGCGGCACCAAGGCTCTCTCTGAGTCTGAGGCTCGGGCCGTCACAGACATGTTGGGGAAGATGAGGGAAGACATCCTGGCTTTCCTCACCATCCACTCCTATGGCCAGCTAATCCTGGTGCCCTACGGACACCCCAACATTTCAGCACCTAACTACGATGAGCTG atGGAAGTGGGTCTGGAAGCAGCCAAGGCTATAAAGGCTGTCCATGGGATGGACTACACTGTAGGCACCTCACCTGATGTGCTGT ATGCCAACTCGGGATCGTCTCGTGACTTTGCCAGGCTGATCGGCATCCCGTTGTCTTTCACCTTTGAGCTGAGGGACAAGGGCGAACACGGCTTCGAGCTCCCAGAGGACCAGATCCAGCCCACCTGTGAGGAGGCCTATGCCGGAGCACACCACATCATCACCTACGCACACAACAAGGTCTTCTACAGCTATGCTGCCACCGTCACGGCAACACTGTGGACCACACTGCTGGCAGCCTGGGTCTCTAGCGCCACCGTGCTGTAA